A genome region from Chiroxiphia lanceolata isolate bChiLan1 chromosome 5, bChiLan1.pri, whole genome shotgun sequence includes the following:
- the FAM83F gene encoding protein FAM83F: protein MAESQVLLLDELHVNEKVTEAQARFYYSEEQRRALEALVTRGEAAYREALRKEQLRDFLSSRELQDLRGGWRGYDDPREGGKVARGPGGETLSLAYWPECSDTEVPPLDLGWTDKTFYRGISRVSLFTHPRKEESAPHLKEVVREMIQQAQKIIAVVMDVFTDRDIFRDIVDAAYKRWIPVYIILDEEGVKFFLEMCRCLDLSGLQIRNIRIRSVTGVGFYMPSGKIRGTLASRFLMVDGEKVATGSYSFTWTSSHIDRNILLVLTGQHVEMFDIEFRELYAISEEVNLYKELGIANPFLLGIGKPGFHSSTVARKFINPKYGLVAGATRGDMMLWASRHRQDNQGNMEKEETSESKKRLNQFLNDLVTLEQVFPEIDPPLENLNKLNRSPQKLLSRLHMDLKNKSKSRESIRDVKKEDALTNSKQGKRFASGLFSRKAKRSPGSSIEANSFASEGHSGEDLGNMKLEYERLSVGRASVRSTGGISGNLNPNSTMSDKNKQSTCVLS from the exons ATGGCGGAGTCCCAGGTGCTCCTGCTGGACGAGCTGCACGTCAACGAGAAGGTGACGGAGGCCCAGGCTCGCTTCTACTACAGCGAGGAGCAGCGCCGAGCCCTGGAGGCGCTGGTGACCCGCGGCGAGGCGGCGTATCGGGAGGCgctgaggaaggagcagctccGCGACTTCCTCTCCAGCCGGGAGCTGCAGGACCTGCGGGGCGGATGGCGGGGGTACGACGACCCCCGGGAGGGCGGCAAGGTGGCGCGGGGGCCCGGCGGCGAGACCCTGTCGCTGGCCTACTGGCCCGAGTGCTCGGACACGGAGGTGCCCCCGTTGGACTTGGGCTGGACCGACAAGACCTTCTACCGGGGTATCAGCCGGGTGTCTCTCTTCACGCACCCCCGCAAGGAGGAGAGCGCGCCGCACCTGAAGGAGGTGGTGCGGGAGATGATCCAGCAGGCGCAGAAG ATTATTGCAGTGGTCATGGATGTATTTACAGACCGGGACATCTTCCGCGATATCGTTGATGCAGCATATAAGCGCTGGATCCCAGTCTATATAATCCTAGATGAGGAGGGTGTGAAGTTTTTCCTGGAAATGTGCAGATGTCTTGACCTCAGTGGCTTGCAAATCCGG AATATCCGCATACGTTCTGTGACAGGAGTTGGGTTCTACATGCCATCAGGGAAGATCAGAGGCACACTGGCCTCCCGATTCCTAATGGTGGATGGTGAAAAGGTGGCCACTGGATCATACAG CTTCACATGGACTTCATCCCACATCGACAGAAACATCCTGCTAGTCTTGACAGGACAGCATGTAGAAATGTTTGACATTGAGTTTCGTGAGCTCTATGCCATCTCAGAGGAAGTTAATTTATACAAGGAACTGGGTATTGCTAATCCATTCCTTCTTGGAATTGGGAAGCCAGGCTTTCATTCCTCCACTGTGGCTCGGAAGTTCATCAACCCCAAGTATGGTTTAGTTGCAGGGGCAACCCGTGGTGATATGATGCTCTGGGCTTCACGACACAGGCAAGATAATCAGGGAaacatggaaaaggaggaaacaagTGAGTCAAAGAAGCGGTTAAATCAGTTTCTGAATGACTTAGTCACATTGGAGCAAGTGTTCCCAGAAATAGATCCCCCTCTGGAGAACTTGAACAAGCTGAATCGGAGCCCTCAGAAACTGCTGTCCCGGCTCCACATGgacctgaaaaataaatccaaatccAGAGAATCTATTCGTGACGTGAAGAAGGAAGATGCACTGACCAATTCAAAGCAAGGAAAACGGTTTGCCAGTGGGCTTTTCAGTCGCAAGGCCAAACGGTCTCCAGGCTCAAGCATTGAGGCCAATTCTTTTGCCAGTGAAGGACATTCAGGAGAAGACCTTGGGAACATGAAACTGGAATATGAGCGGCTCAGCGTTGGCCGTGCTAGCGTGCGGAGCACTGGAGGCATCTCAG GTAACCTGAATCCAAACTCCACTATGAGcgataaaaacaaacaatctACCTGTGTGTTATCTTGA